DNA sequence from the Pseudomonas tritici genome:
GGTACTGGGCTGGCTCGACCCGCAAGAAATGTTCGGCCCCTTGCTGATGCCACTTGTGTCGTTGGCGGTGGCGCTGATCCTGTTTGAGGGCAGCCTGACGCTGCACCTATCGGAATGGAAGGAGATTGGCAGCGTGGTCCACCGCCTGGTGACCCTCGGCGCGCTTTCGACCTGGGCGGTGATCACGCTGGCAACCCACTGGCTGCTGGGTTTCGACTGGATGCTGGCCCTGCTGTTCGGCACGCTGACGCTGGTGACGGGCCCCACGGTGATCGTCCCGATGCTACGCGTGGTGCGCCCCAAAGCCTCCATCGCCAACATCCTGCGCTGGGAAGGTATCGTCATAGACCCGATTGGCGCACTGCTGGCCGTGGTGGTCTACAGCTTCATCATCAGCCGCGCCTCCGGAGATGGCTTGAGCCATAGCCTGCTGACTTTCGGCGGCGTGATTGCCTGCGGTAGCCTGTTCGGGGTTGCCGGCGGCTGGCTGCTGGGGCAGATCATGCGGCGACAGTGGTTGCCGGAATACCTGCACAACCTGGCGACCCTGGCCGGGGTGCTGGGCGTGTTCATCGCCGCCAATGAAGTCATGCACGAGTCCGGCCTGTTGGCGGTGACGCTGATGGGCATGTGGATGGCCAACATGAAAGGCGTGGATGTGCGACACATCCTGCACTTCAAGGAAAACCTCAGCGTACTGCTGATTTCCGGTCTGTTTATCCTGCTGGCGGCGCGCCTGGACCTGAATGCCTTGATTGCCCTGGGGCCCTTCGTCCTGATCCTGTTGCTGATCATTCAGTTTATTGCCCGCCCCCTCAATGTCGCGCTGTCGACCGTTGGTTCGAAGCTGAACTGGCGAGAACGTGCGCTGCTGGCGTGGATCGCCCCACGCGGCATTGTGGCCGCAGCGGTGTCGGCGATATTTGCGATTCGCCTGGATGAAGCCGGTCACGAAGGTGCATTGCTGCTGGTGCCGCTGACCTTTGCGGTAATTATCGGCACCGTGGTGCTGCAAAGCGCCACCGCCCGCCCCCTGGCCCGCCTGCTGAAAGTCGCCGAGCCTGCGCCCAGTGGCTTTCTGATCGTCGGTGCAAATGGCCCGGCGCGCATCCTGGGCAAGGCCCTGCAGCAACTGGGCAGCCGCGTGCTGTTGACCGACTCCAGCTGGGAGAACATCCGCGCCAGCCGTATGGAGGGGCTACCAACCTACTTCGGCAACCCGGCCTCGCAGCATGCCGAATCGCACCTGGACCTGGTGGGGCTCGGACATTTGCTGGCACTGTCGCCCTCGGGCGAACTGAACACGCTGGCCGCCATGCGCTTTCGCCACGACTTCGGGCATCGCCTGTTTACCTTGACCAGCAGCCAGGAGAGCCGTCGCACGGACAAGCACCGGGCCAGCCATGAACACCGCGGGCACTTGCTG
Encoded proteins:
- a CDS encoding cation:proton antiporter, with amino-acid sequence MNEQQILLAFGGIGVAALGCQWLAWRLKLPAILFLLLSGILAGPVLGWLDPQEMFGPLLMPLVSLAVALILFEGSLTLHLSEWKEIGSVVHRLVTLGALSTWAVITLATHWLLGFDWMLALLFGTLTLVTGPTVIVPMLRVVRPKASIANILRWEGIVIDPIGALLAVVVYSFIISRASGDGLSHSLLTFGGVIACGSLFGVAGGWLLGQIMRRQWLPEYLHNLATLAGVLGVFIAANEVMHESGLLAVTLMGMWMANMKGVDVRHILHFKENLSVLLISGLFILLAARLDLNALIALGPFVLILLLIIQFIARPLNVALSTVGSKLNWRERALLAWIAPRGIVAAAVSAIFAIRLDEAGHEGALLLVPLTFAVIIGTVVLQSATARPLARLLKVAEPAPSGFLIVGANGPARILGKALQQLGSRVLLTDSSWENIRASRMEGLPTYFGNPASQHAESHLDLVGLGHLLALSPSGELNTLAAMRFRHDFGHRLFTLTSSQESRRTDKHRASHEHRGHLLGSQPLSYSKLASLLGQGAELYTTHLTDGFGWNDYQALHGERAILLFARDNSGWVHVVTPESGLKPVAGWALLAVIQPGQS